From Suncus etruscus isolate mSunEtr1 chromosome 6, mSunEtr1.pri.cur, whole genome shotgun sequence, one genomic window encodes:
- the SLC2A1 gene encoding solute carrier family 2, facilitated glucose transporter member 1: METSSKKLTGRLLMAVGGAVLGSLQFGYNTGVINAPQKVIEEFYNQTWIHRYEENIPSTTLTTLWSLSVAIFSVGGMIGSFSVGLFVNRFGRRNSMLMMNLLAFVSAVLMGFSKLGKSFEMLILGRFIIGVYCGLTTGFVPMYVGEVSPTALRGALGTLHQLGIVVGILIAQVFGLDSIMGNEDLWPLLLSIIFIPALVQCILLPFCPESPRFLLINRNEENRAKSVLKKLRGTADVTQDLQEMKEESRQMMREKKVTIPELFRSTAYRQPILIAMVLQLSQQLSGINAVFYYSTSIFEKAGVKQPVYATIGSGVVNTAFTVLSLFVVERAGRRTLHLIGLAGMAGCAVLMTIALALLEQLPWMSYLSIVAIFGFVAFFEVGPGPIPWFIVAELFSQGPRPAAIAVAGFSNWTSNFIVGMCFQYVEQLCGPYVFIIFTVLLVLFFIFTYFKVPETKGRTFDEIASGFRQGGANQSDKTPEELFHPLGADSQV, encoded by the exons GTGATTGAGGAGTTCTATAACCAGACGTGGATCCACCGCTATGAGGAGAACATCCCATCCACCACCCTCACCACACTCTGGTCCCTCTCCGTGGCCATCTTTTCCGTTGGCGGCATGATCGGCTCTTTCTCTGTGGGCCTCTTTGTCAACCGCTTTGGCAG ACGGAACTCCATGCTGATGATGAACCTGCTGGCCTTTGTGTCTGCCGTGCTCATGGGCTTCTCCAAACTGGGCAAGTCCTTTGAGATGTTGATCCTGGGGCGCTTCATCATTGGCGTGTACTGTGGCCTGACCACGGGCTTTGTGCCCATGTATGTGGGGGAGGTGTCTCCCACAGCCCTTCGTGGAGCCCTGGGCACCCTGCACCAGCTGGGCATTGTCGTCGGCATCCTCATCGCTCAG GTGTTTGGTCTGGACTCCATCATGGGCAACGAGGACCTATGGCCCCTGCTGCTGAGCATCATCTTCATCCCAGCCCTGGTGCAGTGCATCCTGCTGCCCTTCTGCCCTGAAAGCCCCCGATTCCTGCTCATAAACCGCAATGAGGAGAACCGTGCCAAAAGCG TGCTGAAGAAGCTTCGTGGGACAGCGGACGTGACCCAAGACTTGCAGGAGATGAAGGAGGAGAGTCGGCAGATGATGAGGGAGAAGAAAGTCACCATCCCAGAGCTGTTCCGTTCCACCGCCTACCGCCAACCCATCCTCATCGCCATGGTGCTGCAGCTATCCCAGCAGCTGTCGGGTATCAACGCG GTTTTCTATTACTCCACAAGCATCTTCGAGAAGGCAGGAGTGAAGCAGCCAGTGTATGCCACCATCGGCTCCGGCGTTGTCAACACCGCCTTCACTGTCCTGTCG CTGTTTGTAGTGGAACGGGCTGGCCGTCGGACCCTGCACCTCATCGGCCTGGCTGGTATGGCGGGCTGCGCTGTGCTCATGACCATCGCACTGGCTCTGCTG GAGCAGTTGCCTTGGATGTCCTATCTGAGCATTGTGGCCATCTTTGGCTTTGTGGCCTTTTTTGAAGTAGGTCCTGGCCCTATCCCATGGTTCATTGTGGCCGAACTCTTCAGCCAGGGCCCTCGCCCAGCTGCCATTGCTGTTGCTGGCTTCTCCAACTGGACTTCAAATTTCATTGTGGGCATGTGTTTCCAGTATGTGGAG CAACTGTGTGGTCCATATGTCTTCATCATCTTCACTGTGCTCCTGGTTCTATTCTTCATTTTCACCTACTTCAAAGTTCCTGAGACTAAAGGCCGAACCTTTGACGAGATTGCTTCCGGCTTCCGGCAGGGTGGAGCCAACCAAAGTGACAAGACACCTGAGGAGCTATTCCATCCTCTAGGGGCTGACTCCCAAGTGTGA